Proteins encoded within one genomic window of Haematospirillum jordaniae:
- a CDS encoding AmpG family muropeptide MFS transporter — translation MQNWWRSVAVYGDRRVMIILVQGFASGLPLPLVYATLSAWLTEASLSKTAIGLFSWASTVYALKFLWSPVVDHIRIPLLTSWLGRRKSWMLVSQIALIVAMTGLGSSDPATYLWGTAAWTVALAFASATQDIVIDAYRIESLEQDMAGAGAGGTVLGYRIGMMASGAGALILADAFGWQVAYASMAALMAGCFLFTLFVPEPESPQGRMRQERHVTQNSDWLYDTIIAPFADFIRRENWVLILLFIAFYKYGDALLGVMANPFYIDIGFTKTDIGVVSKTYGVVMTIAGGLIGGAIVLRYGIMRALLLCGILQAASNLVFVAQAIIGPSVPALVVTISVENLTGGMGSAAFVAYLSSLTNVAYTATQYALVSSFMAFARTFMASGGGWLADHVTWSTYFMISTLAAIPGLLLLLWMMKAFPRQNSQIHVSAMADD, via the coding sequence ATGCAAAACTGGTGGCGCTCCGTCGCAGTCTATGGCGACCGCCGGGTTATGATCATCCTCGTCCAGGGCTTTGCCTCGGGCCTCCCTCTTCCCCTTGTTTACGCCACCCTGTCTGCCTGGCTGACAGAGGCCAGCCTCAGCAAGACGGCCATCGGTCTTTTTTCCTGGGCCTCCACGGTCTACGCACTAAAGTTCCTGTGGTCACCGGTTGTGGACCATATTCGCATTCCCCTTCTGACATCTTGGCTAGGCCGTCGGAAATCTTGGATGCTGGTCTCGCAGATCGCCCTAATCGTTGCCATGACCGGCCTTGGAAGCAGTGACCCTGCAACCTATCTTTGGGGAACGGCCGCATGGACAGTGGCACTTGCCTTTGCTTCAGCAACACAAGACATTGTGATTGATGCCTACCGTATTGAAAGCTTGGAACAAGATATGGCCGGTGCCGGTGCCGGTGGCACTGTTCTTGGGTACCGTATCGGGATGATGGCCTCCGGGGCGGGGGCACTTATTCTGGCCGATGCCTTCGGATGGCAAGTCGCCTATGCATCGATGGCCGCGCTGATGGCTGGGTGTTTTCTGTTCACGCTTTTCGTACCCGAGCCGGAATCCCCGCAAGGGAGAATGCGTCAGGAACGCCACGTTACCCAGAACAGCGACTGGCTATACGATACGATCATTGCTCCCTTTGCCGACTTTATACGCAGGGAAAACTGGGTCCTGATCCTGCTTTTCATCGCGTTTTACAAATACGGCGATGCCCTGCTTGGCGTCATGGCCAACCCGTTCTATATCGACATTGGCTTCACAAAAACCGATATAGGTGTCGTCAGCAAAACCTATGGCGTTGTGATGACCATTGCCGGTGGCCTGATCGGCGGCGCCATAGTGCTCCGCTATGGTATCATGCGGGCCCTCCTGCTGTGTGGTATCCTGCAAGCTGCTTCCAACTTGGTGTTTGTGGCCCAAGCCATAATCGGTCCCAGCGTTCCGGCGCTGGTTGTAACCATCAGCGTGGAGAATCTGACCGGCGGTATGGGGTCGGCCGCGTTTGTCGCCTATCTTTCCAGCCTGACCAATGTTGCCTATACGGCAACCCAATATGCATTGGTCAGCTCGTTTATGGCCTTTGCCCGTACCTTCATGGCATCAGGGGGGGGCTGGCTGGCTGACCATGTTACGTGGAGCACCTATTTCATGATTTCTACCCTTGCGGCAATACCGGGTCTGCTCCTGCTGCTTTGGATGATGAAGGCCTTTCCACGACAGAACAGCCAGATTCATGTCTCGGCCATGGCCGACGATTAA
- the typA gene encoding translational GTPase TypA, translating into MDLRNIAIIAHVDHGKTTLVDAMLKQSGTFRDNQKVAERAMDSNDLERERGITILAKCTSVDWQGHRINIVDTPGHADFGGEVERILSMVDGVVLLCDSAEGPLPQTKFVLSKALKLGLRPIVLINKVDRQDARPDEVHDEIFDLFANLDASDAQLDFPTLFAVGRDGWAVADLEKDERKDLTPLFDLILRHVPAPERNLEAPFSMLATTLEADPYLGRILTGRIATGRAKLNMAIKAISRDGSLIEQGRASKLLAFRGLQRVPVEEAEAGDIIALAGLAKANVADTLCAPEIDTPLTAQPIDPPTLAMTFTVNDSPLAGTEGDKLTSRVIKARLEREAEGNVAIRITESADKDSFEVAGRGELQLGVLIETMRREGFELSISRPRVLFREENGQRMEPIEEVVVDVDEEFSGTVVEKMSLRKAEMTDMRPSGGGKLRITFLAPSRGLIGYHSEFLTDTRGTGIMNRLYHSYAPYKGPIEGRRTGVLISNGKGEAVAYALFNLLDRGPQFVVHNDKVYEGMIVGEHTRSNDLEVNVLKGKQLTNIRAAGKDEAVRLPPPKKMTLEEALSYIQDDELVEVTPQSIRLRKRFLDPNERKRAAKAGTFA; encoded by the coding sequence ATGGACCTACGCAATATTGCGATCATCGCACACGTTGACCACGGAAAGACAACCCTGGTTGACGCCATGCTCAAGCAAAGCGGCACCTTCCGCGACAATCAGAAAGTCGCAGAACGGGCCATGGATTCCAATGATCTTGAGCGTGAACGCGGAATCACCATTCTGGCCAAGTGCACATCCGTGGACTGGCAGGGGCACCGTATCAACATCGTGGATACCCCCGGCCACGCCGATTTCGGCGGCGAGGTGGAGCGCATCCTGTCGATGGTGGACGGGGTTGTGCTGCTGTGCGATTCCGCCGAAGGCCCCCTGCCCCAGACCAAGTTCGTGCTGTCCAAGGCCCTGAAGCTTGGCCTGCGCCCGATTGTGCTGATCAACAAGGTGGACCGCCAGGATGCGCGTCCGGACGAAGTACACGACGAAATCTTCGACCTGTTCGCCAATCTGGATGCCAGTGATGCACAGCTTGATTTCCCGACCCTGTTTGCCGTCGGGCGTGACGGGTGGGCTGTTGCGGACTTGGAAAAGGATGAACGCAAGGATCTGACCCCCTTGTTTGACCTGATCCTGCGCCATGTCCCGGCTCCGGAACGTAATCTGGAGGCTCCGTTCTCCATGCTGGCTACCACGCTGGAAGCCGATCCATACTTGGGCCGAATTCTGACCGGACGTATTGCCACCGGGCGAGCCAAGCTCAACATGGCCATCAAGGCCATATCCCGTGATGGATCCCTGATTGAACAGGGCCGTGCCTCCAAGTTGCTTGCCTTCCGTGGCCTGCAGCGGGTACCGGTGGAAGAAGCGGAAGCCGGCGATATTATCGCCCTAGCTGGTCTGGCCAAGGCAAACGTGGCTGACACGCTGTGTGCGCCCGAGATTGATACGCCACTGACAGCCCAGCCGATTGACCCGCCGACCTTGGCCATGACCTTCACAGTCAATGACAGCCCCTTGGCTGGTACCGAAGGTGACAAGCTAACCAGCCGGGTGATCAAGGCCCGTCTGGAACGTGAAGCCGAGGGTAATGTGGCCATCCGTATTACCGAGAGTGCCGATAAAGACAGTTTTGAAGTGGCCGGTCGTGGCGAACTTCAGCTGGGCGTGTTGATTGAAACCATGCGCCGCGAAGGCTTTGAGCTGTCCATTTCCCGCCCGCGCGTCCTGTTCCGCGAGGAAAATGGGCAGCGGATGGAACCGATCGAAGAAGTCGTGGTGGACGTGGACGAGGAGTTCTCGGGCACCGTTGTCGAGAAGATGAGCCTGCGCAAGGCAGAAATGACCGACATGCGGCCTTCTGGTGGTGGCAAGCTGCGTATCACCTTCCTGGCCCCGTCACGCGGCCTGATCGGATATCATTCAGAGTTCCTGACTGACACCCGTGGCACAGGCATCATGAACCGCCTGTATCACAGCTATGCCCCCTACAAAGGGCCAATAGAAGGCCGCCGCACGGGGGTCCTGATTTCCAATGGAAAGGGAGAAGCTGTCGCGTACGCCCTCTTCAACCTTCTGGACCGCGGCCCACAGTTTGTCGTCCATAACGACAAGGTCTATGAGGGCATGATTGTCGGGGAGCATACCCGCTCCAACGACCTGGAGGTCAATGTCCTCAAGGGGAAACAGCTGACCAACATCCGCGCAGCCGGCAAGGATGAAGCCGTGCGCCTGCCTCCTCCGAAGAAGATGACACTGGAAGAGGCGCTGTCCTATATCCAGGATGATGAATTGGTCGAGGTGACGCCACAATCAATCCGTCTGCGCAAGCGGTTCCTTGATCCAAACGAACGCAAGCGGGCCGCAAAGGCCGGCACGTTCGCCTAA
- a CDS encoding adenosine kinase, with amino-acid sequence MTQSFDILTIGNAIVDILCKTDDSFITGQGLVKGSMTLIDEQQADTLYEKMGPTIEASGGSAGNTAAGLASLGSKVAYIGKVANDTLGKVFTHDIRAIGTHFETPPLVDELSTARSMVLISPDGERTMSTWLGACTRLCPDDISTSIVENSGITYVEGYLWDKPDAKAAILKAIEIARRAGKKFSLSLSDPFCVDRHRQDFLDLLDGSVDILFANEQEICHLYGVASFAEAVEKVRGRVEVAALTRGAAGSVAVTAGQTIPVPAAAVPAVVDTTGAGDLYAAGFLHGLVGGRPLTECALIGGICAAECISHVGPRPQVSLAGFVKQRLGNTA; translated from the coding sequence ATGACCCAGAGCTTTGACATCCTGACAATTGGCAATGCCATCGTCGATATCCTGTGCAAAACCGATGACAGCTTTATCACCGGACAAGGGCTTGTCAAAGGCAGTATGACGCTGATTGATGAACAGCAGGCCGATACCCTCTATGAAAAAATGGGACCAACGATCGAGGCATCGGGTGGTTCTGCCGGCAACACCGCCGCTGGGTTGGCCTCTCTGGGAAGCAAGGTGGCCTATATCGGGAAAGTTGCCAACGATACCTTGGGCAAGGTCTTTACCCATGACATCCGTGCCATCGGGACCCATTTCGAGACCCCTCCACTTGTTGATGAGTTGTCTACCGCACGCTCGATGGTCCTGATCAGCCCGGACGGAGAAAGGACGATGAGCACTTGGCTCGGCGCCTGCACGCGGTTGTGCCCGGACGATATAAGCACCTCTATAGTTGAAAATTCGGGTATCACCTATGTTGAAGGCTATCTCTGGGACAAGCCCGACGCCAAGGCAGCCATCCTGAAAGCCATTGAAATCGCACGCAGGGCAGGTAAAAAGTTCTCTCTTTCGCTCTCGGATCCCTTCTGCGTAGACCGGCATCGGCAGGACTTTCTTGATCTTCTGGACGGAAGCGTTGATATTCTGTTCGCCAACGAACAGGAGATTTGTCACCTTTACGGGGTTGCAAGTTTCGCCGAAGCAGTGGAAAAGGTACGTGGCCGGGTCGAAGTCGCCGCGCTGACACGCGGTGCCGCAGGCTCTGTAGCCGTCACAGCCGGCCAAACCATTCCTGTACCCGCAGCGGCCGTGCCTGCTGTTGTTGATACAACAGGGGCAGGTGACCTGTATGCCGCCGGCTTCCTGCACGGGCTGGTCGGGGGACGCCCGCTGACTGAATGTGCCCTGATCGGGGGCATATGCGCGGCAGAATGCATCAGTCACGTCGGGCCAAGACCACAGGTCTCGCTGGCCGGCTTTGTCAAGCAACGCCTGGGCAACACCGCGTAA
- a CDS encoding EI24 domain-containing protein, which translates to MIQSYLKAFSQLPDPRFRRVILLSLCFAVLLYGVTFVVLGWVFGELAILAASWWETGGAILGGAAVVVASLFLFPAVLSGFVGLFLDDIVTAVEAEHYPTLPDTRPQGFLESLAGSLRFAGLALLVNLIALPLYFIPPVNAFAFLLVNGFLLGREYFELVALRRLSRTEVYALSRYYRRRLWWAGTFTAVLLLVPFVNILAPLVGVAAMVHILQGLDMGKALPVVVEGPGREVS; encoded by the coding sequence GTGATTCAATCTTACCTGAAGGCCTTCAGCCAGCTACCTGATCCGCGTTTCCGCCGCGTGATCCTGCTGTCACTGTGCTTTGCTGTTCTCCTGTATGGCGTCACATTCGTCGTACTTGGCTGGGTGTTCGGAGAGTTGGCAATCTTGGCTGCGTCGTGGTGGGAAACCGGCGGTGCCATTTTGGGCGGGGCGGCTGTTGTTGTTGCGTCCCTGTTCCTTTTTCCTGCCGTGTTATCGGGTTTTGTCGGCCTGTTCTTGGATGACATCGTCACGGCGGTAGAGGCAGAGCACTACCCGACCCTGCCGGACACCCGTCCGCAAGGTTTTCTGGAAAGTCTGGCCGGCAGTCTCAGGTTTGCGGGGCTGGCGCTGTTGGTCAACCTAATTGCCCTTCCCTTGTATTTCATACCGCCCGTCAATGCCTTTGCCTTTTTGTTGGTCAATGGTTTCCTGCTGGGGCGGGAGTATTTTGAGCTGGTTGCTCTGCGCCGGTTATCACGGACAGAGGTCTATGCCTTGTCCCGTTATTACCGGCGGCGCCTGTGGTGGGCAGGGACTTTCACGGCTGTTCTGTTATTGGTGCCTTTTGTCAATATACTGGCCCCTCTGGTGGGCGTGGCCGCAATGGTGCATATTCTGCAGGGCCTTGATATGGGGAAAGCGTTGCCCGTTGTGGTGGAAGGTCCAGGGCGGGAGGTATCTTGA
- a CDS encoding stimulus-sensing domain-containing protein, whose translation MTRGRWVSPLMLRILAVNLVAPLLLVAGILYLNQYERALLDSEMEALRGHADLIAAALGEGAVTADTALFTDARIPVTCHMLDRAEASAMVIRLGSLSGDRVRLFDSDGILIADSTGLSRKKHAVEMTDLPPLDNERASVLQGWINALANSFRDLPDYRESADQTASDYSEVLNALEQGRTGLSLRVLSSGRRLMSAAAPITFYRYVVGSVMVSRPDTAVARGLYRTRRDILNMFFSTLTVTVLVSAYLGRGLARPVQQLAKAADRVRSQRGRHYRIPDLSSRHDEIGDLSVSLRHMTESLYQRMDETERFAADVAHEIKNPLTSIRSAIETIDRLDDSCKKARLLNIVKDDVDRLDRLISDISDASRVDAELSRTEGTFIALRPLLQILGEVCTPALNEHKIGIRLELPEHDTQAIVHGSEDRIVQVLRNLIGNAQSFSPEGSTLTLGLNLSASRAHITVEDEGPGIPPGKEEAIFERFYSERPRKEAFGSHSGLGLSISRQIVVSHGGTIHAENRMDDAGNIMGARFTVSLPLVTPLSLPNSEKPKPTVREQNLHARADFSDATG comes from the coding sequence ATGACACGGGGGCGATGGGTATCGCCCCTGATGCTCCGCATCTTGGCCGTCAACCTGGTTGCCCCTCTGCTTCTGGTCGCCGGAATCCTGTACCTGAACCAGTACGAGCGAGCGCTTCTGGACTCAGAGATGGAAGCTCTACGCGGCCATGCCGACCTGATCGCCGCAGCCTTGGGCGAAGGCGCGGTAACAGCCGACACCGCACTGTTCACCGATGCAAGGATTCCAGTTACATGCCACATGCTGGACCGGGCTGAAGCCAGCGCCATGGTTATCCGTCTCGGAAGCCTGAGCGGGGACAGAGTCCGTTTGTTCGACAGCGACGGCATTCTGATTGCAGACAGCACGGGGCTCTCGCGGAAAAAGCATGCGGTGGAAATGACAGACCTTCCACCGCTGGACAATGAAAGAGCCTCTGTCCTGCAAGGCTGGATCAATGCCCTGGCCAACAGCTTCCGGGATCTGCCGGACTATCGGGAATCCGCAGACCAAACAGCGAGCGACTACAGCGAGGTTCTGAACGCTCTGGAACAAGGGCGTACCGGCCTTTCACTGCGTGTTCTTTCCTCTGGGAGACGCCTGATGTCGGCCGCTGCTCCTATCACGTTTTACCGCTACGTCGTTGGCTCTGTCATGGTATCGCGTCCTGATACAGCTGTCGCGCGGGGGCTGTACAGAACACGCCGTGACATCCTGAACATGTTTTTCAGCACGCTCACTGTAACTGTACTGGTTTCAGCCTACCTTGGACGAGGCCTTGCCCGCCCGGTCCAGCAATTGGCCAAGGCTGCAGATCGGGTTCGATCGCAGCGTGGCAGGCATTACCGGATTCCCGATCTGTCTTCACGCCATGACGAAATAGGGGACCTGTCTGTCTCCCTTCGTCACATGACCGAGTCACTCTACCAACGCATGGATGAAACGGAACGCTTCGCCGCAGATGTCGCCCACGAGATCAAGAATCCGCTGACGTCCATACGCTCTGCCATTGAAACGATCGACCGGCTGGATGATTCCTGCAAGAAAGCCCGCCTGCTGAATATCGTCAAGGATGACGTTGACCGCCTCGACCGTCTTATTTCCGATATATCCGATGCGTCCCGCGTTGATGCCGAACTGTCACGTACGGAAGGTACGTTTATTGCCCTGCGCCCGCTTCTTCAAATTCTGGGAGAAGTCTGCACACCTGCCCTGAATGAACACAAGATCGGAATCCGCCTTGAATTACCGGAGCATGATACACAAGCCATTGTTCATGGGAGCGAAGACAGGATTGTACAGGTTCTGCGTAACCTGATCGGCAATGCACAATCCTTCTCTCCAGAGGGAAGTACACTGACCCTTGGCCTGAATCTTTCTGCCAGCCGGGCACACATAACCGTTGAAGACGAAGGGCCCGGCATTCCTCCTGGCAAGGAAGAGGCAATCTTCGAACGTTTCTACAGCGAACGTCCCCGGAAAGAAGCCTTTGGCTCCCACTCCGGGCTGGGGCTGTCCATCTCACGCCAGATTGTTGTCTCGCACGGGGGCACAATCCACGCCGAGAACCGCATGGATGATGCTGGTAATATCATGGGGGCCCGCTTTACCGTCTCACTGCCCTTGGTCACCCCTCTCTCCTTGCCAAACAGTGAGAAGCCAAAGCCTACGGTCAGGGAACAGAATCTCCATGCCCGCGCTGACTTCAGTGATGCCACAGGATAA
- a CDS encoding response regulator transcription factor, producing the protein MTATIALVDDDRNIVASVSLFLEAEGFVVSCFHDGSEALRNLTQNPPDLAVFDIKMPRMDGMELLQHLRKTSDIPVIFLTSKDDESDELLGLRMGADDYITKPFSQRLLLERIRAVLRRRNIGSTAGGTASETAMVRGDLVLDPARHMVSWKEKPVDLTVTEFLILQGLAQRPGHVKNRDQLIDLAYGENIYVDDRTIDSHIKRLRRKFRDVDPGFAEIETLYGVGYRYRDC; encoded by the coding sequence GTGACTGCAACCATTGCCCTTGTTGATGATGATCGCAATATCGTGGCCTCTGTCTCCCTGTTCCTAGAAGCAGAGGGATTCGTGGTTTCCTGCTTCCATGATGGCTCCGAAGCCCTGCGGAACCTGACCCAGAATCCCCCTGACTTGGCTGTCTTTGATATCAAGATGCCCCGTATGGACGGCATGGAGCTGCTTCAACACCTGCGCAAGACATCCGATATCCCGGTTATTTTCCTGACGTCAAAAGATGACGAGAGCGACGAACTGCTCGGACTGCGCATGGGAGCCGATGACTACATCACCAAGCCTTTTTCCCAGCGCCTTCTTCTGGAACGCATTCGCGCGGTTCTACGCCGCCGCAACATTGGTTCAACAGCAGGAGGCACCGCGTCCGAAACAGCCATGGTACGCGGTGACCTGGTACTGGATCCTGCGCGCCACATGGTCAGCTGGAAGGAAAAGCCTGTTGACCTGACTGTAACAGAATTCCTGATCCTGCAGGGTCTGGCCCAGAGGCCGGGCCACGTCAAGAACCGCGATCAGTTGATCGACCTAGCCTACGGCGAGAACATCTACGTTGATGACCGGACCATCGACAGTCACATCAAACGGCTGCGCCGGAAGTTCCGCGACGTAGACCCCGGATTTGCCGAGATCGAAACCCTGTATGGGGTCGGATATCGATACAGGGATTGTTGA
- a CDS encoding copper chaperone PCu(A)C — protein MTISRSRSLLPALTLLLSCLAWMAPARAESILVEGAWSRATPGQARNGAVFMALHNQGAEDDTLLRADADPIATSVEIHTHVHENNIMKMKAVDTLTLPAGATVTLMPGGLHIMLMGLKAPLHEGQGFTMTLTMQKAGTITIPVTVRAVGAPASVSQGHKPEQHVH, from the coding sequence ATGACCATATCCAGATCACGTTCCTTGCTGCCCGCACTTACCCTTCTGCTCTCCTGCCTTGCATGGATGGCCCCGGCACGGGCCGAATCGATCCTTGTAGAAGGGGCTTGGTCACGGGCCACGCCGGGTCAGGCACGCAACGGGGCCGTCTTCATGGCCCTGCATAACCAGGGAGCTGAAGATGACACCCTGCTGAGAGCGGATGCAGACCCCATCGCAACAAGCGTCGAGATACATACCCACGTGCATGAGAACAACATCATGAAAATGAAGGCTGTTGATACCCTCACGCTTCCAGCCGGCGCCACCGTCACCCTGATGCCCGGGGGGCTGCATATTATGCTGATGGGCCTGAAGGCCCCCTTGCATGAAGGACAGGGCTTCACAATGACCTTGACCATGCAGAAAGCAGGTACCATAACAATTCCCGTTACCGTCCGCGCGGTGGGAGCACCTGCTTCTGTCAGCCAAGGCCACAAGCCGGAACAACACGTGCATTGA
- a CDS encoding DsbA family protein has product MRFVRISLLYCFTLLVWGVWGGHGVLAADFALPLGYPERVLGSADAPVTLYEYSSLTCPHCADFHRQTLPKLKVSHIDTGKVRLVLRDYPLDRLSMVGAMMARCAPEGHYYKIMELLFSSQQAMVSAENPLAFLKQTGRLAGMSEADLDACFANESLLVSIQQVQERARETFDVRSTPSFVIDEALYAGALSYEALSEALDRALVHKGVSR; this is encoded by the coding sequence ATGCGTTTTGTTCGTATCAGCCTGTTGTATTGCTTCACCCTGCTTGTGTGGGGTGTATGGGGAGGGCATGGCGTTCTTGCGGCAGACTTTGCGCTACCGCTTGGATACCCTGAGCGGGTTCTCGGATCCGCAGATGCTCCGGTAACGCTTTATGAATATTCGTCCCTGACCTGCCCGCATTGCGCTGATTTTCACCGACAGACGTTACCCAAACTGAAGGTAAGCCACATTGACACCGGGAAGGTCAGGCTTGTTCTGCGTGATTATCCGCTGGATCGCCTCTCTATGGTTGGGGCCATGATGGCCCGCTGCGCCCCCGAGGGGCACTATTACAAGATTATGGAGCTTTTGTTTTCCAGCCAGCAGGCAATGGTGTCAGCAGAAAATCCTCTGGCTTTCCTGAAACAGACAGGGCGTCTGGCGGGGATGAGCGAGGCTGATCTTGATGCATGTTTTGCCAACGAGTCCCTTTTGGTTTCAATCCAGCAGGTACAGGAGCGTGCTAGGGAAACATTTGATGTGCGTTCAACTCCCTCTTTTGTGATTGACGAAGCACTGTATGCAGGTGCCTTGAGTTACGAGGCGCTGTCTGAGGCTCTTGACCGTGCTCTTGTTCACAAGGGTGTCTCGCGCTAG
- a CDS encoding AtpZ/AtpI family protein, whose translation MDEKQARHQALSDLEARIQSASGGCDEDSAGEQASGPRNMSGLGLAARIGVELVVTTLVGTALGWFMDSWFGTRPWLMVVFMFLGGAAGISNVYRVVRGLDDGVGLGRAMRHGDTSADGAGHNQDRRHER comes from the coding sequence ATGGATGAGAAGCAAGCTCGGCATCAAGCCCTGTCAGATCTGGAAGCCCGGATTCAGTCTGCTTCCGGCGGTTGTGATGAGGACAGCGCCGGTGAGCAGGCGTCGGGTCCGCGTAACATGTCCGGGCTTGGCTTGGCAGCCAGGATCGGTGTCGAGCTAGTTGTCACAACCTTGGTTGGAACGGCACTTGGTTGGTTTATGGATAGCTGGTTCGGTACGCGTCCGTGGCTGATGGTTGTTTTTATGTTCCTAGGTGGCGCGGCAGGCATCAGCAATGTGTACCGTGTTGTCAGGGGGCTTGATGATGGGGTTGGTCTTGGTCGCGCCATGCGTCATGGGGATACCTCCGCAGATGGCGCCGGACATAACCAGGATAGACGCCATGAACGGTAG
- a CDS encoding F0F1 ATP synthase subunit A, protein MASPVEQFTVKPIVPVVSDGGNLPFYAFTNSAAAMVAAILVALVFFWLATRRLSLVPGRWQGVGEVAFEFVANMIRENVGREGMRYFPFILTLFLFVFLGNMLGMLPYSFTFTSHIAVTAALAIVIFLAVTVIGFARHGLGYLHMFFPHGAPLATAPILIPIELISYLSRPFSLSVRLFANMTVGHIMLKVLAGFVVALGIVGGFVPFVVVAGITVLEFFIAGLQAYVFTILACIYLNDAINMH, encoded by the coding sequence GTGGCCAGTCCTGTTGAGCAATTTACGGTAAAGCCGATAGTTCCCGTTGTCTCTGACGGTGGGAACTTGCCTTTTTACGCCTTCACAAATTCAGCGGCCGCGATGGTGGCCGCTATTCTTGTGGCTCTTGTGTTTTTCTGGCTCGCGACGCGCCGTCTTTCCTTGGTCCCTGGTCGCTGGCAAGGCGTTGGTGAGGTGGCCTTCGAGTTTGTCGCCAACATGATTCGGGAAAATGTTGGGCGTGAGGGAATGCGATATTTTCCCTTCATCCTGACGCTCTTCCTGTTTGTGTTTCTTGGCAACATGCTTGGGATGTTGCCGTATTCCTTTACGTTTACCAGTCATATCGCTGTGACGGCAGCGCTGGCCATTGTGATTTTCTTGGCTGTTACCGTGATTGGGTTTGCCCGTCATGGTCTGGGTTATCTGCACATGTTTTTCCCTCATGGCGCACCGTTGGCAACCGCCCCGATCTTGATCCCGATTGAGCTGATCTCTTATCTCTCCCGTCCATTCAGCCTTTCTGTCCGTCTTTTTGCCAATATGACAGTCGGACACATCATGCTGAAGGTTCTGGCAGGTTTTGTTGTTGCTCTTGGCATAGTCGGTGGCTTTGTTCCTTTCGTCGTCGTTGCGGGTATTACGGTTCTGGAGTTTTTTATCGCCGGGCTTCAGGCGTATGTCTTTACCATTCTTGCCTGCATTTACCTCAATGATGCGATAAACATGCATTGA
- a CDS encoding F0F1 ATP synthase subunit C, with amino-acid sequence MEVAAAKFIGAGLAAIGMIGAGIGVGNIWSSLIATVGRNPSAKASVELYGWIGFAVTEAIALFALVVALIVLFAG; translated from the coding sequence ATGGAAGTTGCAGCTGCTAAGTTTATTGGTGCCGGTCTGGCCGCAATTGGCATGATTGGAGCCGGTATTGGTGTGGGTAATATCTGGTCTAGCCTGATTGCAACCGTTGGCCGCAATCCGTCGGCCAAGGCAAGCGTTGAGCTGTATGGCTGGATTGGCTTTGCTGTGACCGAAGCGATTGCCTTGTTTGCCCTTGTTGTGGCGCTGATCGTTTTGTTTGCTGGCTGA
- a CDS encoding F0F1 ATP synthase subunit B family protein, with protein sequence MPQFEPSTFASQLFWLAVTFTLLYVLVSRYAIPRLGEIMEQRQRTVEDDLDRAKLLKAETETSIRAYEKALTDARSKAQDLLRQAQEEVTRQAEIRNREVSVRLAAQIRDGEDRIAKARDAALVSVRDLASVVASDAAAKLSGVAFDAERVRSAVADAVKEGD encoded by the coding sequence ATGCCGCAATTTGAACCATCCACTTTTGCGTCCCAGCTGTTCTGGCTGGCGGTGACATTCACACTCCTGTACGTCTTGGTGTCGCGGTATGCGATTCCTAGGCTCGGCGAGATTATGGAACAGCGCCAAAGAACTGTGGAAGACGATCTTGATCGTGCCAAGCTGCTGAAGGCTGAGACGGAGACGTCCATTCGTGCCTATGAAAAGGCTTTGACTGATGCTAGGTCCAAGGCACAGGATCTCCTTCGTCAGGCTCAGGAAGAAGTGACGCGCCAAGCTGAAATCAGGAACCGTGAGGTGAGCGTCCGTCTCGCTGCGCAGATTCGTGATGGAGAAGATCGCATAGCCAAGGCACGTGATGCTGCTTTGGTATCCGTCCGTGATCTTGCATCTGTTGTCGCTTCAGATGCTGCAGCGAAGCTGTCTGGTGTGGCGTTTGATGCTGAGCGGGTTCGCTCTGCTGTTGCTGATGCTGTCAAGGAAGGTGACTGA